A region from the Acyrthosiphon pisum isolate AL4f chromosome A1, pea_aphid_22Mar2018_4r6ur, whole genome shotgun sequence genome encodes:
- the LOC100164282 gene encoding uncharacterized protein KIAA1143 homolog — protein MSKRNKISYIKPREPSFLTKLKQEANYKEGPSVDTKKIELPTYEDDESYDDDNPTVVVLTEGDLTSEEASKEALAKETEENSKPADLSKRIIFKRPAKTTPQSEEKHRVNKKKKRTEKLVLSFDDEEEYS, from the exons ATGTCAAAAAGAAATAAGATTTCGTATATCAAACCACGAGAACCatcatttttgacaaaattaaaacaagaagCCAACTATAAGGAAGGACCTTCAGTTGATACAAAA aaaattgaaCTTCCAACTTATGAAGATGACGAATCATATGATGATGACAACCCAACTGTGGTTGTATTAACTGAAGGCGATTTAACTTCTGAAGAAGCATCTAAAGAGGCATTAGCCAAAGAaacag AAGAAAACAGTAAACCAGCAGATTTATCTAAACGTATAATCTTCAAACGCCCAGCTAAAACTACACCACAATCTGAAGAAAAGCATAGAgtgaataaaaagaaaaaacgaaCAGAAAAATTAGTTCTATCTTTTGATGATGAAGAAGAGTATTCTTAA